A section of the Drosophila sechellia strain sech25 chromosome 3L, ASM438219v1, whole genome shotgun sequence genome encodes:
- the LOC6605671 gene encoding COMM domain-containing protein 4 — protein sequence MKFRFCGEGDCPDWVLAEIISTLSNLSIENLEQLSDLVAQRICGETFEEAKIKSLTSTLTNEGKTAVACINFMLTSAARYSCSESIFGEEIQQLGLPKDHAAAMCRVLQKHSAAIRQTLINKSFRINELTSVRDISTPGQTPPNYATLELKISQELVDGLPKDTTHVLNIDRAQMKALLAELKLARDVMQKNENKPDS from the exons ATG AAATTCCGCTTCTGTGGCGAAGGCGATTGTCCCGACTGGGTCTTAGCTGAGATCATATCAACACTCTCGAACTTGAGCATTGAAAACTTGGAACAACTTAGCGATTTAGTTGCCCAACGAATTTGTGGAGAGACATTTGAG GAAGCTAAAATAAAGTCGCTCACATCCACTTTGACTAATGAGGGTAAAACCGCCGTGGCATGCATCAATTTTATGCTGACCAGCGCAGCTCGCTATAGCTGTAGCGAAAGCATTTTTGGCGAGGAGATCCAGCAACTGGGACTGCCCAAGGACCATGCCGCAGCCATGTGCAGAGTCCTCCAAAAGCATTCCGCCGCCATACGGCAAACACTTATTAACAAATCTTTCAGGA TTAACGAACTGACAAGCGTTCGAGACATATCTACGCCCGGGCAAACGCCTCCAAACTACGCCACCTTGGAACTTAAGATCTCGCAAGAACTGGTCGATGGCCTTCCGAAGGATACCACCCATGTTCTTAACATTGATCGCGCCCAAATGAAGGCTCTGCTGGCGGAGCTGAAATTGGCACGTGATGttatgcaaaaaaatgaaaataaaccaGATTcctaa
- the LOC6605670 gene encoding leucokinin, whose translation MAKIVLCMVLLAFGRQVYGASLAPAPISGQDPELATCELQLSKYRKFILQAILSFEDVCDAYSSRPGGQDADSEVWLFRHYAPPPTSQRGEIWAFFRLLMAQFGDADFSPIIRDAVIERCRIKSQLQRDEKRNSVVLGKKQRFHSWGGKRSLEPPILPDY comes from the coding sequence ATGGCAAAGATAGTCCTGTGTATGGTGCTCCTGGCCTTTGGCCGTCAAGTCTATGGAGCCAGCCTGGCGCCGGCACCGATTTCTGGACAGGATCCCGAGCTGGCAACCTGTGAGCTGCAGCTCTCCAAGTACCGCAAGTTCATCCTTCAGGCAATCCTGAGCTTCGAGGATGTCTGCGACGCGTACAGCTCCAGGCCCGGTGGCCAGGATGCGGACTCGGAGGTATGGCTCTTCCGGCACTACGCCCCACCACCCACATCCCAGCGTGGCGAGATCTGGGCCTTCTTCCGCCTGCTTATGGCCCAGTTCGGTGACGCGGATTTCTCGCCCATCATTCGGGATGCGGTGATCGAAAGGTGCCGCATCAAATCCCAGCTGCAGCGTGACGAGAAGCGCAACTCCGTGGTGCTGGGCAAGAAGCAGCGGTTCCACTCGTGGGGCGGCAAAAGGTCACTGGAACCACCGATCCTGCCGGACTACTAA
- the LOC116801101 gene encoding keratin-associated protein 5-5, protein MCMQVQRLGCRVPVSSSRCKTDATRSCRKPGARCKTFCTPPPRCSSRSCCTSGSCCKSGSCRGPCGSCSSGCAGCLSSCCGIFPETCSGPWCESCLDPCWFSWLAPDLGRSCCCACMTCCRSKC, encoded by the coding sequence ATGTGCATGCAAGTTCAACGGCTTGGATGTCGAGTTCCAGTTTCTAGTTCCCGCTGTAAGACCGATGCAACCAGATCTTGTCGAAAGCCCGGAGCTCGCTGCAAAACCTTCTGCACTCCCCCACCTCGCTGTAGTTCCAGATCCTGCTGCACATCCGGATCCTGTTGCAAGTCCGGATCCTGCCGCGGACCATGTGGGTCGTGCTCGAGTGGCTGTGCCGGATGCTTATCCTCCTGCTGTGGGATATTCCCCGAAACCTGCTCTGGTCCGTGGTGTGAGTCCTGTCTGGATCCTTGCTGGTTCTCATGGCTGGCTCCCGATCTCGGGAGGTCCTGCTGTTGTGCTTGCATGACCTGTTGTCGATCCAAGTGCTGA